The Odocoileus virginianus isolate 20LAN1187 ecotype Illinois chromosome 3, Ovbor_1.2, whole genome shotgun sequence genome includes a window with the following:
- the LOC110152608 gene encoding olfactory receptor 2M5-like: protein MCGGNETESTNFILLGLFPEFRYNTALVSIVLLIYMAAFIGNTLLVLLIWLDSRLHTPMYFLLSQLSLMDLTLTSSIIPKMVANFFSGWQGISFLACGTQIFFSLTVAIGECILITVMCFDRYVAICNPLRYPVIMSPRMCWQMAAMSWAGGALTSFGHTAFTLHFHICSPREIPHFFCEVMAVLRIVCEDISAYEKAVVVTSILVLLLPLSLILSSYVLIFLAVLRMNSPEGRNKTLATCSSHLCVVGLYFGPGMCIYMRPGSAKTPKLNQGLFLFGTVLTPLLNPLAYSLRNKEVLCSLKKLMGQFQSTR, encoded by the coding sequence ATGTGCGGAGGGAATGAGACAGAATCCACAAATTTCATCCTCCTGGGACTCTTCCCTGAATTTAGATACAACACAGCTTTGGTTTCCATTGTTCTTCTCATCTACATGGCCGCCTTCATTGGCAACACTCTTCTGGTCCTCCTCATTTGGTTGGACTCCCGGCTCCATACCCCCATGTACTTCCTGCTCAGTCAGCTCTCCTTAATGGATTTGACTTTGACCTCTAGCATCATACCCAAGATGGTGGCTAACTTCTTTTCTGGATGGCAAGGCATATCATTCCTGGCTTGTGGGACTCAAATATTTTTCTCGCTGACAGTAGCCATTGGAGAATGCATCCTTATAACTGTCATGTGTTTTGATCGCTATGTGGCTATCTGCAATCCCCTGCGGTACCCTGTCATCATGAGTCCTAGGATGTGCTGGCAGATGGCTGCCATGTCTTGGGCTGGAGGTGCCCTTACTTCCTTTGGCCACACTGCTTTCACCTTACATTTTCACATCTGCAGCCCCAGAGAGATTCCTCACTTCTTCTGTGAAGTCATGGCTGTTCTTAGGATTGTCTGTGAGGACATCTCAGCCTATGAGAAGGCTGTAGTGGTGACCAGCATCCTAGTCCTGCTGCTGCCCTTATCTCTCATCTTGTCCTCCTATGTTCTCATCTTCCTTGCTGTACTCCGAATGAACTCCCCAGAAGGCAGGAACAAGACTCTGGCCACTTGCTCCTCTCACCTCTGTGTGGTGGGTCTCTATTTTGGTCCAGGTATGTGCATCTACATGAGGCCTGGTTCTGCCAAGACTCCAaagttgaaccagggtctctttcTCTTTGGGACTGTCCTTACCCCTCTCCTGAACCCTCTTGCATACAGTCTCAGAAACAAAGAAGTTCTATGTTCTCTAAAAAAGTTGATGGGGCAGTTTCAGTCCACCAGATAG